ATAGAGAGAAACTTGTACATGACCccatttttaactgttttattaaGATGTCCAGTAAGAAACACAGTTTTCACAACAGAGGTTATCTTTAGTCAACAGCGGATGCATATTATAGTCTGACTCTTTAATAGGGTGTATTTTATGTCATAGAGAGTGAATCATTTAGGATATAAGCCCTGGCCTACGTTACATGAATAGTTTAATTAATAAGCAAGGagttgtttaattaaatgactTTGTCGAGTTGAAATTGAGAATTCCCTGGTCGGTTTCTTCAATGTTCAACTGAAGGCCAAAGTTAGTTATCTCTTTTTAAACCGGGGTTTTCTCTCTCTGTCCCCTTTTATAGGCAGTCTTCCCTGTAATGTGAACTCGGGAGGGACCCCCAGGGACTTTATGTTCTCGCAAGAGGAGTGCAAAAACAAGGAAATGAAAGAGAGAGAGCACCCCGAGGACGTAGAGAAGGAGCGTCTGCTCGAGAACGACCTTCTTGCCAGGTACATTTTATGgtaaaaattgtgtttattaGGTGACAGTGGCGGGTCAAGTGGGGGGGTTTAATGTTTGCGTCTCCAACACTTTTAGGGGTTATGAGGAGCGTTTAATCGATGGCGAACGGGCGTCAGGTAACGTGGAGACCCACATAGTGACTGCCACCCCGAAGTACACCAGTAAGGCCACGTTGCAAATTCAATGTgagtgttttaattaattaattaaaaaaaaaattgtctaattGTCAAATTAGCCAATCGTGTGACGGCCGTAGACGAGCCCATACTCCTCGACCTGGACCCTCCTCATCAGGAGAAGAAGATCGTGGACGCGCAGTCGCTAAGTAACGCGGTCAACAGGAGCAAGTTCCAGGTGATCATCCCGGCTTATCCGGCTGCCGGGAAAACGGTCGCGCTGGACGGTGGGGGGGATAAGGTGCGTTGGTGCCGATCGTCGACGGGTTCCTCCACACTCTCTGTATACGTGAaatagtttttctattttcagaAAGTGGACGAGAACGGGAACGCCCTCCATCATCATCATCCTCATCATCATCAGGCCAAAGATCttcagaagaagaagaagaaacagCAGACCGATAAGAACGTCGTCGTTTTACGGTCGGAAAACGTAAGTCGAATTTACTAActgtctttatttattaattttttattcgtgtttatatttttatattaataaatatttaatacaaaaatagtgatttttcaatagaatttcTTCCTGGTAAAGTATGTGGGgcgggtgggggggcaagggttttttttttggaaaaactctttttttcttttacaaaaataacgtttttcaaaaaaactaccattacccccccacccaccccacaaacTTTACCAGTGAAAAAATCCTTCTccaaaaatcaccgtttttcatCTGTAAGCCTAAAACACTACCCCTAACTAAAACAGCTCTGGTTACCTCAATTTTTCACCCAGaccgacgtttttaccctcaaatccatcctcaggaatcacACTATAATggtgtaaaagaattatgagaatatcttaagtagtttccaagttatgactaaaaatgtctgttaataattttaaagacttCAAATTTGGTGGCTTTAGGACCTTggtggacaaaattgcctctaactcaaacattttttgaggtacaaaaatcgttctcATATGAAATTGTTCGGCAAGAAATGGACTTTATTGCACTAAAACCTCTTGAGGATACACCCATTAgttcttaagatattctcaagcaaagttaaaatttcttaataaaagtgACAAAAAAAAGTACTCTAACCAAAACGGctctaattatttcaattttcaaccCAGATCGACGtttctaccctcaaatccatcctcaggagtCACACTATAATGACGTAAATGAATCatgagaatatcttaagtagttccCGAGTTATGACCAAAATTGCCCGGTAATAAATGCTATCCTAAAGATTTCAATGATCATTGGtgcctagaataattaattaattaaataattaatacttgGATTGCTAACCATTATTTGAATTGCTCCTGATCAGGACTGcgctcgtttttttttttttttcgatcccTGAAGACGGTCAAATACGAATACGAAACGTTGgcacaaaataaatgaaactgcctgcaattatttttttatttattttatttttaatattccaggcagttgaaccatgAATTTCTTAAGATATTCCTTAAGAATTGAAGAAAAACCGCCTCAAACCAAAACAGCCTTGGCTACCTTAATTTTTCACGCTGAAGgatgtttttaccctcaaatccatcctcaggaatcacACTATAATGATGTGAAAGaattatgagaatatcttaaAGGGTTCTGAAGTTATgacctcaaatgcctgaaagagaAGAATAATgaacttattccaggcagttgtcgttgttttattaacgtttttctATTGATTGTTAATTGATGTTATGTATGTCAACAAAATTGGTAAAAAGGGTGGAAAtataacttcaattttttttggaaattattgaaaattattccaggaacttggattgtattaaaaaaataataagtacgccactgcttttttttaaataaattttattaattaaacttgaTTGGTATAATTGCTGTGTTTCGTACACGCTAATGCGTTTCCtaatttttctagatttcttaGTGTATGATATTTCTTTATTACACTATAAGTTAAATtcgtgtatgaaaagtatatcgtatccTACACGATTGTGTATATGGAAAATCgctttttttagtaattatttcgtgcaaaaaaatcgttttttctttaatactacccttagccccccacccgccccacactgcttaccagtaagaaatttcattcaaaaatcattgtttttttaattaatatgcataaaaacaaactttgtttatttaattttaatataattaaatatatgtatgttaataaataattaatacaaaaaacagtgattttccAAAGGAATtccttactgggcaaatgtgtggggtgggtgggggggcaagggtttttttttttgaaaaacggtattagtcatttaaaaaaaaaagtttttcaaaaaaaaatacccttacaccccccacccaccccatatactttatcagtaaaaaattcccaaaaaatcaccattttttcATCTGTAAGCCTAAAAAAACGACTCCTAACTAAAACAGCTCTGGTTACCTCAATTTTTCACCGAGaccgacgtttttaccctcaaatccatccttaGGAATCACATTATAATAGTGTGAAAGAATTATgtaaatatcttaagtagtttccaagttatgatcaaaaatgtcaggtaataattttaaagacttCAAATTTGGTGGCTCTAGGATCTTGAtagacaaaattgcctctaactcaaagagtttttgaggtacatgtatcgtttttatatgaaattgtttggtaagaaatGGAGTTTCTTGCACTAAAACCCTTTTGACGATACACCCATTAgttcttaagatattctcaagcaaagttagaatttgttaaaaaaagcaTCGAAAAAAACCACCTTTACCTAAACAGCCCTGGCTACTTCAATTTTTCACCCAAaccgacgtttttaccctcaaatccatcctcaggaatcacACTACaacattctaaaaaaattttgcaaattaagtagtttccaagttacgagcaaaaaaatgtcaaaaataaaaatctcattCAAGATCGAGGGCCACAAGTCCGAAATAATCCACAACGTGGACCGTCTGGTGCACTACATCGAGGGTACCACCGAACTGAGAACCACCCGCGCGGTACAGTCGCGCGCAAAACAATTGCAAAAGCAACACGTCACTGAGGAGGGGGGCGGAGGAGGAGGAACCACCGCCACCCCCACCACCACCACCTCCAACGTCAGAAACAGGAAAAAACAAAAGTCGAAAGATttggaggaggaggaggaggagaaGGGGGAGGTTCGGTCCGAGCTTAAGGTGAGTAAGAAGAAGTGTCATAATTGACGtaaataaattgtttgtttgtttatagaAGAGCAATTCCCTCGGGGAAATCTCCGGTATTAAACTGGACCGACAGTTTAGTCCCTTTGGGGGTGGAAAAGTGAAAAAAGGGGATGAGGAGGAGGAGGGTGGTGCTGCGGTGGTGGTGGTACTGAGGACCAACAAGTCGTTAACGGACAGGGCGAGGGAGCGCAGGTCCTGGGGTACCGTCGAGGTAAGCGGAAACTGCTGCTGTTGCTCTCCTTTTCTCTCTCGGTTAAGGGTTCTCCTCGTTTGTCCTTGTCTTTCTTGTATGAACAATCTATTAAACTTTATAGGGTTGACCCAAAActggttttcaaaaattgaaaaattatttatttagaccCACTGTACATGGTTGGACTTTTGGTATGTTATAGTCAAGGGTTGGAACTAACTATCTCCtctctatacattttttccataaacctacagggtgtcccagaaaaTGGCGTCAAAAATCTATTAAACCTTATAAAATTGACCTAAAActggttttcaaaaattgaaaaattatttatttagaccCTCTGTACGGGTTGGACTTTTGCTATGTTATAGTCAAGGGTTGGAACTAACTATCTCCTCCCTATACATTTTTCCATAAAcctacagggtgtcccagaaaaTTGAGTCAAAAATCTATTAAACCTCATAAAATTGACCCAAAActggttttcaaaaattgaaaaattatttatttagaccCACTGTACAGGGTTGGACTTTTGCTATGTTATAGTCAAGGGTTGGAACTAACTATCTCCTCCCTATACATTTTTCCATAAAcctacagggtgtcccagaaaaTGACGTCAAAAATCTATTAAACCTCATAAAATTGACCCAAAAttggttttcaaaaattgaaaaattatttatttagagccactgtacagggttggacttttgatatgttATAGTCAAGGGTTGGAACTAACTATCTCCTCTCTATACATTTTTCCATAAAcctacagggtgtcccagaaaaTGGCGTCAAAACCTAATAAACCTCATAAAATTGACCCAAAACTGGTTttcgaaaattgaaaaattatttatttagagcCACTGTACAGGGTTGGACTTTTGGTATGTTATAGTCAAGGGTTGGAACTAACTATCTCCTCCCTATACATTTTTCCATAAAcctacagggtgtcccagaaaaTGACGTCAAAAATCTATTAAACCTCATAAAATTGACCCAAAAttggttttcaaaaattgaaaaattatttatttagagccactgtacagggttggacttttgatatgttATAGTCAAGGGTTGGAACTAACTATCTCCTCTCTATACATTTTTCCATAAAcctacagggtgtcccagaaaaTGGCGTCAAAACCTAATAAACCTCATAAAATTGACCCAAAACTGGTTttcgaaaattgaaaaattatttatttagagcCACTGTACAGGGTTGGACTTTTGGTATGTTATAGTCAAGGGTTGGAACTAACTATCTCTTCTCTATACATTTTTCCGTAAAcctacagggtgtcccagaaaaTGGCGCCTAAGGTTCTACTGCTCTGCCTAAGGTTTTATtaagtcaactgcctggaattaatcaataattaattatttatctctTGCAGGCAGTTGAGAGGGAAagagacagagagagagagagagagagaactGTATCTAAGAACTCTTTTTGTCTCTTTCTTTTCTTCGGGTAATTATAGAAAGAGAGGAACCACTGaaccaattgcctggaattaattaataattatatataaaatcttTCAAGGAATTAATTGTGAAAGAGAGAGACAGAGATAGACAGATCCTCCTCTATGCATGGCCTACTTCGTTTACCAAATACGTCCacgtttgtttgtttattttagccGCTGTACAGCGCCTCCTCGTTGGAACATTTGGAAACCTCCACTGATAACTGGGAGGTCACCAGACCgaagaagaagaacaaaaaGCGACGAAACAGGTAcgaaaattgtttttaacatCGAGAAATCGACGACGTTTCGACCCTCCTCCGTTCGCTCCTCTTTAGGAATTGATGAAGAGCATCGAAACGTCGTTACGATTCCAAAGATGACTCGATTTATTTTTTCGTTTGTTTGTTTTCAAGTGTGAGCAGTACGAGTAGCGTGAGACAAACGACGTCGTCGTCGATCAGCGGCGTTTCGTCCCTGGTGAGTCCCGATGATGGTCGTGGCGCCCGGAGGGCCCGTTCGCCCAATTTAGGTTCCGCGATAGTCGGCGGTAAGTCTCGTACCTTTTGTCAACTTGACTAATTTTTATCCGGATTCCAGTCAACTGGACTCATTTTTCACAAAATCAAGTGCCGCAACAATTCCTCCTCCTACAACTTTAAAGAGATTCAATTATTTagtcattaaataaaaaaaaaaaaaaaaatcaaatggggCCAAGTCTGGTGATCCGGCGGGTCACTCGATTGTAACCTGATACATAATGGTCTTCCCAGATGATTAGGGCGGTTTTGTTTGTTCGTTTTAGGTGCGTGTAACGTGAAGAAAACGAGGTCGATGCCGCATAGCGAAAGGAGTAACGACTCGTCATCGGATGTCGATTCGGTGCATTCGTTACCGTTGGACGGGCCGATATCTTATGCCGATATAGGTAATAACATATCTGTCATTTATTTGTCAActgtcaaacaaaaaaattaacctcGAAGGACGTTTTTACCCCACAAATCCGTCCTCAGGAATGCCCCCCCGTGATCGTTTTAACGTAATAGAAGTTGTTTCAGCTAAAAATAGCGAAAAGAAGAAACCGAGCCCGGAAAAGCAACAGACGTCGAATCCGGTGAACGCGGCGCCCGACGTGCACAACATCAAGAGTTTCCCCGCGATACCCGGGGGCGAAAAGGGCGACGACACCACTGTGATGTCATCCGTGGTAAGTctcgtttaattatttattttattgaaaattcagGAAGTTTAGAAGAAGGAGGAGGGTTATGTGAGCGTTCAGTCCTCCGTCGGACCCGTGTTCTATTTGTACTAAATTTAGTACAatctaattaaacaaaataagtacattttttaagaaatgcgtTACTCTATCTTGAGATAATAGTGACTCAAGTAAATAGTGGACAAACCGCTTATGGGGCGTTCATTATTGATCCGTGGACGTTTCCGCTTAGTTTGGACACTCGTTGGAGGATTTTTATGATGTTTgggtattttaataaatatcctttttaaaattaacggAATTATGGCATAATTACAGTATTTTTCCCAAATAAGATTAAttaatgcttaatttttttacattttatgctaaaaaatggcaaaaacagtgatttttcataagaatttctcactggtaaagagtgtggggtgggtggggggtgtaagggtaggttaatgaaaaacgttttttttttgcagaaaatatttgctttagagaaaaaaaaattaaatttattaaataattcactTTTTGATTCATTGGCCATCTCGGCCGCCAGACTTAAAATcacttgacttttatttttagagttaTACAAAGAATTAGCTATCATAACAACTAATTGGATCAATAGATGGAAgggcaattttaataatttcaatgttttttaaaaaactaccccTACACCCCTCACCCTCCCCACATTTttaaccagtaagaaattcttttgaaaaatcaccgtttttcgtgcatattatccaatttaatgacactgtttgtttatttaaatttaatataattttatatatatttattataaatatttagtgcaaaaacagtattattaaaatggatcttattaaggaaaaattatcatttattaatGTGTACtgttgaaaaacagtgattttgcagaggGATTTTTAACTGataaagtgtgtggggtgggtggggggctatgggtattttttttgaaaaacggttttttttttaaatgacaaataccgtttttcaaaaaaattacccttagccccccacccaccccacacactttaccagttaaaaattcttctgcaaaatcactatttttcgtatataacctttaatttattaacaccgtttttgtattaaatatttatataaaaaatttaaataaacgaaataacTCAGAAGATCAAAGACTATGacccaatatatatatttaaatttgataacaaatttgaatataaatatttaatacaaaaacagtgttaataaattaaggattatatacgaaaaatagtgatttttcattggaatttcttactggtaaagtatgtggggtgggtgggggggtgtaagggtagtgttaataaaaaatggtatttttagtaaaagatgaaaccattttttttaaaaattacccttacaccccccacccaccccacatactttaccagtaagaaattccaatgaaaaatcactattttttatCCATATTATCTAATGTactaacgctgtttttatattaaatatttaagtgtaattaaattaaatattgcattgatattttttgcaaaaacattgtttttcatcaaaacaatCCTTACCTCCCCCCActtaccccaaaaaaaaaagttgtaataTTTCTGGTTCACTCCTTAGACCTTGACTCACAAAACTCACTATAACTCAGTGAGTTCTTAACTCACAAACAACATTCGCATATCAAAATGTTCAGAAAAGAATGCACTAACTAAGAATGAAAAccccataaaaatgctttgaataGTTTTCAAATTATCCTGCCTAGAACATATGTCTATAAGATATGACTGTCCTGGAAACATAAATTGCTGTAACTCTTTAATTATTTGAGCTAAAAATGTGCTTAATGTACCAAAATGATCCTTAAGAACCCTTTTATAATCTGTacaataaactgtgttattagttTAAATATGGATGATAAGATCAGCTGTTTTTAATgggtattattttggaaaacagtgatttcttaaaataatttcttactggtaaaatatgtggggtgggtggggggtgtaagggtagttttttggaaaatagtttttattgtaaaagacaaaaaccgttttttaagaaaactacccttagccccccacccaccccacatacttTACCAGTAGGAAATTCctatgaaaaatcactgttttccaaaataatacccatgaataacagctgattttgtcattaatatccaatctaataacacagtttattcTACAGATTATAATAGGGTTTCTGAGGATCATTTTGGTATATAAAACCTAATTTTAGCTCAAGTGGTTGTTGAGTTATAGCAGTTTTTGTTTCACAGGGTAGTCATTACTTGCAAACATATGTTCTAAGCAGGATAATTTGAAAACTATTCAAGGTATTTTAATGAGGTTTTCACTGCAAGTTAGTGCATtcttttctaaacattttgatatacgaatgatttttttgagttaaaaacTCACTGAGTTATAGTGAGTTTTGTGTGTCAAGGTCCAAGAGTTAAAGCACTTTATGTATTTCAGATAGTCATATCTTGCATTCATAAGTTCCATACaggataattaaaaaactattcaagGTATCTTAATGGGATTTTCACTCACAGTTAGTGAGAAAATCGCTGATTTCAAAATAgtacccaaaaaaattaattaatcgactcttttacataatatttacataaaaactattaaattaattaaaacttttataacctaaatatgttgaagttcatttaaaatcctttataataattaaatttgccaAGCTTTAGCGCCTTTACCATTTCTTCAAAACCCCATAATTCCTCTCCTAAACTGTCGATATTCATGAAACTTGAAAGTAATAGACTATTGACTAACATAAACTTCTCAATCCAACATTAACCCTATAACCCTTTTTAGAGACAAAGATGCATTATTGGGTCTATAGACCTTAACCGGTTCATAAGTGCCTTCCCAATACATTATTATCATATTATGTCATAGTAAAATGgcaagaaaaaacacagaaaggCCTAACACGTGTTTCTGCTCAATGGGGGGGCTTCAGCAAGACAAACCAACCGGTAATTTAAGTTAAAAGGGAAAACATCTTCGCGGTTTCTAAATGTGGCTTGATCCTGAAGAACCCCTTCACTAAGCAGAAACATTCCGATTTTCttcagaaatgattttttttttaggtcgAAACGTCGACCCCAGAGGGAAAACGTCCCGCCCACCCCAAAACGGTGAAAAAACCGACGCAGGGGGGCGCGAGGGGCGACGACGTCCCCGGCAACGACACATCGGTGAGtcactttttgtttattttttttttatttctgttgcaCTTGTACTAAataagaaagagagagagagagagagagagagagagaatagTGTATTATAACgctttttgactttttttggtTATGGTTTTGTTTATTGAGCTACACACGTGATTAATGcttcatatatttatttttttgaatgaatttgTTTCGCTTGATTTAGTTCGTGACTAACTGTAACCGCTTGATTTGTTAGTTGCATCGATAATTAGATGAGGAGAGGACCTTCGATAATTGTCCGTTTGATGAGTTTCTCAATAACGGGGTTCAGATCGGGTTACCGGGAGGGCCACTCACTCACTCACTGTTCAgtgtctattattaattttattcaaaaaaaaaaaaaatacggccGAACGTAAATCAAGTAAGTAATCGTGCTCTTGAACAAAACCTTAACCGCCCCCCCGTCGTACCATCTACTCAACCTTATTCCAGTTCTTTTCGCAGTTAATGCGGGATTCGACGCTGCAGTACCGGTCGCAACGGATGCCCCCGGACATCGTGGACGTCTCGACTATTGAAAAGATGCAACTGATGAACTGTCCCGGAATAATTGACAACTTTCCGGTTACACCTGTAACACCCGATCCGGTAAGTCCACTATTTTCGTTTGTTACATAATGTTAAATTAGTTAAGTAAGTTACTCGTTATGTGAAAATATGTActtaaaattattccagaaaaaagaaaaaaatgttttccagGTATTCGGATCAATTCCTCGTGATATCGCAGGCTTTTGAGTGATTTTTAggataatttgtattaaaaaaaacctttgaaaaaaatttttttttttttaaatcctccttAACTATCTTAATTTTCGAGTTACggcaaaatgttattctttatgatttattctatttttgcTTGAGAATcgaatgctaaaagaaaaattttcattttcccggtagttttcgagaaaatgaggaaaaactgtttagaggttttttccaattttctggaaaactagtGAAAGTGgtgagtatttttttgttgcatctgGTACTCAtcgaaattccaaacaacttttgttttaacgtttttttttatggtcaatggttttccagaaaaaaaattaaaactggaaaaaaatgatttttttttgaagaaataataatgttaggaaatttgggtataactttttccaggtacatttttcaGAAAAGTGTTATGGGacttttttgaagtgttttGGGTGATCTAtcgatttaccaaaaaaaaaaaatttttttcaaaaaaaatttttttttcaattttttacccaaaaaatttcaaattttccaaaaatcctccataactcctttatttttcgatttagagcgaaaagttattctttataatttgttctatttttgatgaGGAATCCAATGCtggaaaaaaatcttcaatatacccaatagtttttgagaaaatgaggaaaatctattgagaggtttttcccaattttctggaaaactattagacctaaaaattatttttctatggtATCTGATGCCCgttgaaattccaaacaacttttgtttaaacaatttttttctccaaccaatagtttttcagaaaaaaaataaaaaccgaaattatggacattttcccaggggtacccctttggatttttctaGGAAGACTCTTTTaagtataacttttttcagatacatttttcaaaaaagttttataagacttttttgttgttttttaagcGATTTatcgatttccaaaaaaaaaattcaaatttttcctaaattttttttttcaaatttttcacccaaaaatttttaaaaatcccccATAATTTCTTTAATCTGAGATTTACgacaaaatgttattctacacgatttgttctatttttagcTGGGATTCCagtgctaaaagaaaattttctatattccgtataagaataaaattttctgacaaattcacagtttttgagaaatttcttacaaaattttggataacttctttgctattaaagataaagtCATGATTCAAAGTTTCTTAAGATCTCCAGTTTATTTTCTCACTT
The sequence above is a segment of the Anthonomus grandis grandis chromosome 20, icAntGran1.3, whole genome shotgun sequence genome. Coding sequences within it:
- the LOC126747970 gene encoding uncharacterized protein LOC126747970 isoform X5, which translates into the protein MAQDQPHLSRNPKRKPSKRAPDGYQVRCSLPCNVNSGGTPRDFMFSQEECKNKEMKEREHPEDVEKERLLENDLLARGYEERLIDGERASGNVETHIVTATPKYTSKATLQIQSNRVTAVDEPILLDLDPPHQEKKIVDAQSLSNAVNRSKFQVIIPAYPAAGKTVALDGGGDKFFYFQKVDENGNALHHHHPHHHQAKDLQKKKKKQQTDKNVVVLRSENIEGHKSEIIHNVDRLVHYIEGTTELRTTRAVQSRAKQLQKQHVTEEGGGGGGTTATPTTTTSNVRNRKKQKSKDLEEEEEEKGEVRSELKKSNSLGEISGIKLDRQFSPFGGGKVKKGDEEEEGGAAVVVVLRTNKSLTDRARERRSWGTVEPLYSASSLEHLETSTDNWEVTRPKKKNKKRRNSVSSTSSVRQTTSSSISGVSSLVSPDDGRGARRARSPNLGSAIVGGACNVKKTRSMPHSERSNDSSSDVDSVHSLPLDGPISYADIVVSAKNSEKKKPSPEKQQTSNPVNAAPDVHNIKSFPAIPGGEKGDDTTVMSSVVETSTPEGKRPAHPKTVKKPTQGGARGDDVPGNDTSFFSQLMRDSTLQYRSQRMPPDIVDVSTIEKMQLMNCPGIIDNFPVTPVTPDPPPPHHRPLGGASSAPCKRKKGPAASSDHIHVIQNCDDASICDTSFDETKRGGVSTNKMVNGISGEDTPPAVVILSSGPTRDAPPPSGLVFGFDINEQLLLEDSEGQTSSENKIGDISIELLASLGDRWAQRYKPPTHDGFTKHNHDKIVQFIAEAWEDVLNQKIQYYSHGL
- the LOC126747970 gene encoding uncharacterized protein LOC126747970 isoform X1, translating into MAPLPDNNKTEQDNLGDKSSQKDEKKLSNLNDRELKALLDEAINYKNPKDREGKSELFNDLLLEAEESERIARATSAGGSELVRHCNQQARRQRGHGGGPRGRRSGGPTAGLGRSVSERGTHGGSLDNLAKEELYETSRRLRGVRKSSTSSSGGASSGFCGNQVRVSARQREGGSLPCNVNSGGTPRDFMFSQEECKNKEMKEREHPEDVEKERLLENDLLARGYEERLIDGERASGNVETHIVTATPKYTSKATLQIQSNRVTAVDEPILLDLDPPHQEKKIVDAQSLSNAVNRSKFQVIIPAYPAAGKTVALDGGGDKFFYFQKVDENGNALHHHHPHHHQAKDLQKKKKKQQTDKNVVVLRSENIEGHKSEIIHNVDRLVHYIEGTTELRTTRAVQSRAKQLQKQHVTEEGGGGGGTTATPTTTTSNVRNRKKQKSKDLEEEEEEKGEVRSELKKSNSLGEISGIKLDRQFSPFGGGKVKKGDEEEEGGAAVVVVLRTNKSLTDRARERRSWGTVEPLYSASSLEHLETSTDNWEVTRPKKKNKKRRNSVSSTSSVRQTTSSSISGVSSLVSPDDGRGARRARSPNLGSAIVGGACNVKKTRSMPHSERSNDSSSDVDSVHSLPLDGPISYADIVVSAKNSEKKKPSPEKQQTSNPVNAAPDVHNIKSFPAIPGGEKGDDTTVMSSVVETSTPEGKRPAHPKTVKKPTQGGARGDDVPGNDTSFFSQLMRDSTLQYRSQRMPPDIVDVSTIEKMQLMNCPGIIDNFPVTPVTPDPPPPHHRPLGGASSAPCKRKKGPAASSDHIHVIQNCDDASICDTSFDETKRGGVSTNKMVNGISGEDTPPAVVILSSGPTRDAPPPSGLVFGFDINEQLLLEDSEGQTSSENKIGDISIELLASLGDRWAQRYKPPTHDGFTKHNHDKIVQFIAEAWEDVLNQKIQYYSHGL
- the LOC126747970 gene encoding uncharacterized protein LOC126747970 isoform X3, whose translation is MAPLPDNNKTEQDNLGDKSSQKDEKKLSNLNDRELKALLDEAINYKNPKDREGKSELFNDLLLEAEESERIARATSAGGSELVRHCNQQARRQRGHGGGPRGRRSGGPTAGLGRSVSERGTHGGSLDNLAKEELYETSRRLRGVRKSSTSSSGGASSGFCGNQVRVSARQREGGSLPCNVNSGGTPRDFMFSQEECKNKEMKEREHPEDVEKERLLENDLLARGYEERLIDGERASGNVETHIVTATPKYTSKATLQIQSNRVTAVDEPILLDLDPPHQEKKIVDAQSLSNAVNRSKFQVIIPAYPAAGKTVALDGGGDKFFYFQKVDENGNALHHHHPHHHQAKDLQKKKKKQQTDKNVVVLRSENIEGHKSEIIHNVDRLVHYIEGTTELRTTRAVQSRAKQLQKQHVTEEGGGGGGTTATPTTTTSNVRNRKKQKSKDLEEEEEEKGEVRSELKKSNSLGEISGIKLDRQFSPFGGGKVKKGDEEEEGGAAVVVVLRTNKSLTDRARERRSWGTVEPLYSASSLEHLETSTDNWEVTRPKKKNKKRRNSVSSTSSVRQTTSSSISGVSSLVSPDDGRGARRARSPNLGSAIVGGACNVKKTRSMPHSERSNDSSSDVDSVHSLPLDGPISYADIVVSAKNSEKKKPSPEKQQTSNPVNAAPDVHNIKSFPAIPGGEKGDDTTVMSSVVETSTPEGKRPAHPKTVKKPTQGGARGDDVPGNDTSLMRDSTLQYRSQRMPPDIVDVSTIEKMQLMNCPGIIDNFPVTPVTPDPPPPHHRPLGGASSAPCKRKKGPAASSDHIHVIQNCDDASICDTSFDETKRGGVSTNKMVNGISGEDTPPAVVILSSGPTRDAPPPSGLVFGFDINEQLLLEDSEGQTSSENKIGDISIELLASLGDRWAQRYKPPTHDGFTKHNHDKIVQFIAEAWEDVLNQKIQYYSHGL